A window of the Zhongshania aliphaticivorans genome harbors these coding sequences:
- a CDS encoding helix-turn-helix domain-containing protein → MIRILFKQLLDEKSFREKRRITVGEVSEVTGISRATLTRVANVPGYNTNTDTINALCVYFECEPKDLLRYIEGD, encoded by the coding sequence GTGATTCGGATATTGTTTAAACAGCTTCTAGACGAAAAATCGTTTCGCGAGAAAAGGCGGATAACGGTGGGAGAGGTATCTGAGGTCACTGGTATTAGTCGAGCTACACTAACTCGTGTTGCTAATGTTCCTGGCTATAACACCAACACCGATACAATAAATGCACTATGCGTTTATTTTGAGTGTGAGCCGAAGGACTTGCTCCGATATATAGAGGGAGATTAA